A DNA window from Candidatus Omnitrophota bacterium contains the following coding sequences:
- a CDS encoding response regulator, translated as MAGKKVLIVDDEIDFVAVLRTRLEANNFEVAVAYDGEEGLEKVKEVAPDIIILDIMMPKINGFDVCRKLKLDHNYKDIPVIMLTAKFQASDIKFGQAVGVNAYITKPFEPQVLLDKMRELLQKNK; from the coding sequence ATGGCTGGTAAAAAGGTACTTATAGTAGATGATGAGATAGATTTTGTCGCTGTTTTAAGGACCCGCCTCGAAGCGAATAATTTTGAAGTAGCTGTCGCGTATGACGGTGAAGAAGGGCTTGAGAAGGTCAAAGAAGTCGCGCCGGACATTATAATACTGGACATCATGATGCCAAAGATAAACGGTTTTGATGTCTGCCGCAAGCTCAAACTCGACCATAACTACAAAGACATTCCTGTGATAATGCTCACCGCAAAATTTCAGGCCAGTGATATAAAATTCGGCCAGGCTGTGGGCGTTAATGCTTACATAACCAAACCATTTGAACCGCAAGTGCTTTTAGATAAGATGCGTGAATTATTGCAGAAAAACAAATAA
- a CDS encoding cytochrome c biogenesis protein CcdA: MPSENISYIVAFAAGLLTYLSPCLLPLIPAFIAYITGVSFQDFKNEEKKKILRKKTIIHSLLFIVGFSVVFVLLGLTATFVGKALFQYQKFIRIAGGALIALFGLQLLGLLNFNFLIKERKLPIVAKGASYAGSFLIGVTFAAAWTPCAGPILGSILVLAGTKADMLAGAKLLTAYSLGIAIPFFITAILVNSFLEHFNKFQKAIGVINKIGGVFLIMIGILLATNYLAVISEKLLSSFTK, translated from the coding sequence ATGCCTTCAGAGAACATATCATACATAGTAGCGTTTGCCGCGGGCCTTTTAACGTATCTATCTCCATGCCTTCTACCATTAATACCGGCCTTCATTGCCTATATAACCGGAGTGTCATTCCAGGACTTTAAGAACGAAGAGAAGAAAAAGATACTCCGGAAGAAGACTATTATCCATTCGCTTCTTTTTATCGTAGGGTTCTCCGTAGTATTTGTATTGCTGGGGCTTACCGCGACATTCGTCGGTAAAGCGCTTTTTCAATACCAAAAATTTATAAGAATAGCCGGAGGGGCGCTCATAGCGTTATTCGGCCTGCAGCTTTTGGGGCTACTTAATTTTAATTTCCTTATTAAGGAAAGAAAGCTGCCCATAGTGGCAAAAGGCGCAAGTTATGCGGGATCATTTTTGATCGGCGTGACATTTGCCGCGGCCTGGACGCCATGCGCAGGGCCTATCTTGGGCTCAATACTGGTCCTTGCCGGCACAAAGGCAGATATGCTTGCAGGCGCGAAACTTCTGACCGCTTACTCACTTGGCATAGCCATACCTTTTTTTATAACAGCAATTCTGGTAAACTCATTTTTGGAACATTTTAACAAGTTCCAGAAGGCGATAGGCGTAATAAATAAAATAGGCGGAGTCTTTCTTATAATGATCGGAATTTTATTGGCGACGAATTATCTT